A window of the Salvelinus sp. IW2-2015 linkage group LG3, ASM291031v2, whole genome shotgun sequence genome harbors these coding sequences:
- the LOC111954569 gene encoding excitatory amino acid transporter 3, producing the protein MKEHRGWDLKGLLKRNWLLIATIVSVLLGIGLGVLVRDYASLSHLDKQYFGFPGDILMRMLKLVILPLIISSMITGVAALDSDVSGKIGLRAVVYYLTTTIIAVILGIALVIAIKPGVSQKAENIDRTENTQNVNTVDTLLDLVRNMFPENIVQACFQQYKTTRKELEPSKVKENTTTTMFPPLSTTVMATIFPPENITKDYIIVGSYSDGLNVLGLIVFCVAFGLVIGKMGERGRILLEFFDALNEATMRLVQIIMCYMPVGILFLIAAKIIEVEDWEIFRKLGMYMVTVLSGLAIHATVFLPLIYFVIVRKNPYTFALGMAQALVTALMISSSSATLPVTFRCAEENLRIDKRITRFVLPVGATINMDGTALYEAVAAIFIAQLNDYALDVGQIVTISVTATVASIGAAGVPNAGFVTMVIVLTAVGLPANDVTLIIAVDWLLDRFRTMINVLGDAYGAGIVQKLSMRELERMDGTSDVTNPFALGTTLDNEECEKKSYVNGGFTVDKTDAISFTETSQF; encoded by the exons ATGAAAGAACACAGGGGCTGGGACCTCAAAGGCTTACTGAAGAGGAACTGGTTGCTGATTGCGACCATTGTGTCAGTGCTGTTAG ggatagGCCTTGGGGTGTTGGTTAGGGACTATGcttccctttcccacctcgaTAAGCAGTATTTTGGATTCCCGGGAGATATCCTGATGCGGATGCTCAAGCTGGTCATCCTGCCCCTCATCATCTCCAGCATGATAACAG GAGTGGCCGCCCTGGATTCGGATGTTTCCGGAAAGATAGGTTTGAGGGCTGTGGTTTATTACTTAACCACCACCATCATTGCAGTCATTTTGG GTATTGCATTGGTGATAGCCATCAAACCTGGTGTCTCTCAGAAGGCAGAAAACATCGACAGGACAGAGAACACACAAAACGTCAACACTGTTGACACACTACTGGATCTTGTCAG AAACATGTTTCCTGAAAACATAGTGCAGGCTTGTTTCCAACAG TACAAGACAACACGCAAAGAGTTGGAACCCTCTAAAGTGAAGGAGAACACTACAACCACaatgttccctcctctctctaccactGTTATGGCAACCATTTTCCCCCCAGAG AACATCACCAAGGACTATATAATAGTCGGGTCATATTCTGATGGGCTCAACGTGCTGGGCCTCATCGTGTTCTGTGTGGCGTTTGGCCTCGTCATTGGCAAGATGGGGGAAAGGGGACGCATTCTGCTGGAGTTCTTTGATGCTTTAAACGAGGCCACCATGAGGCTAGTTCAGATTATCATGTG CTATATGCCAGTGGGAATACTCTTCCTCATCGCTGCCAAGATCATCGAGGTAGAAGACTGGGAGATCTTCAGGAAGTTGGGAATGTACATGGTGACAGTTTTGAGTGG CCTAGCTATCCACGCTACTGTTTTTTTGCCGCTGATCTACTTTGTCATTGTGAGGAAGAACCCGTATACCTTTGCCTTGGGGATGGCTCAGGCACTGGTCACTGCTCTCATGATCTCTTCCAG CTCTGCCACCCTGCCTGTCACCTTCCGCTGTGCCGAAGAGAACCTCCGGATCGACAAGAGGATCACCCGCTTCGTGTTGCCCGTGGGCGCCACCATCAACATGGACGGTACAGCTCTCTACGAGGCGGTCGCTGCCATCTTCATTGCCCAGCTCAACGACTATGCTCTTGACGTGGGTCAGATTGTCACCATCAG TGTAACAGCAACAGTAGCCAGCATCGGAGCCGCTGGTGTACCTAACGCTGGTTTTGTTACCATGGTGATTGTGCTGACTGCGGTTGGACTACCGGCAAATGATGTCACTTTAATTATTGCTGTGGATTGGCTGCT AGACCGCTTCCGCACCATGATCAACGTGCTGGGAGATGCCTACGGAGCTGGCATCGTTCAGAAGCTGTCCATGCGGGAGCTGGAAAGGATGGACGGCACCTCGGACGTGACTAACCCCTTCGCCCTGGGGACCACGCTGGACAACGAGGAGTGTGAGAAGAAGTCCTACGTCAACGGCGGCTTCACCGTCGACAAAACTGACGCCATCTCCTTCACAGAGACCTCCCAGTTTTAG